In the Diachasmimorpha longicaudata isolate KC_UGA_2023 chromosome 1, iyDiaLong2, whole genome shotgun sequence genome, one interval contains:
- the LOC135166772 gene encoding mitogen-activated protein kinase-binding protein 1 isoform X5, which produces MEPPLTSKVLRAPNLKRGQENIRIQDRIKLERVLGVTVSSNAALDCDTTSDLVAYPAGCTVVLFNPRKNTQTHVLNGSRKTVTSLALSGDGRLLATGECGHTPNVRVWDISDPRNAIQIAEFPSHKYGINCVAFSPSNKYVVSVGSQHDMIVNVWDWRNNVKVASNKVSSKVKAVSFAESGNYFVTVGNRHVKFWYLEYCRNAKYQEPVPLMGRSAILGEQRNNDFVDVACGCGEMADSTYAITKTGLLCEFNNRRLLDKWVELRTTSANCIAVGEKSIFIGCAEGIIRCFSPTTLQFITTLPRTHYLGVDVAQGLSIDHMSQHPSNARYPDAIALAFDEQNNKLTCVYNDHSIYVWDIRDIRRVGKSQSFLYHSACIWGVEMYPSGNESVNSMPPGSFVTCSSDDTIRIWNLEKDLPPDDTLYNRNIYSNELLKVLYVDPELTYLKDLDLAAAGTTDKNDSSYDSRNGVRSIRISPDGRHLASGDRCGNIRIHDVSTLDETCVIEAHDAEVLCLEYSKYTKFPSELPRLLASASRDRLIHVFNVDEGYDFLQTLDDHSSSITAVRFFNQSDKLQMVSCGADKSIIFRQLQGTPGGSPQFSRGHNVAGKTTLYDMELDSGQKHILTACQDRNIRVYSAATGKHNKTFKGSVGEDGSLIKVVLDASGIYVATSCTDKTLCVYDYYSGECMATMLGHSELVTGLRFSPDCRHLVSASGDGCIFVWKVPHDMVVTMQARLAQQAMRAGKKNPTPNDSEQLEQETFGSPPPEFLEPNANSTMQSLIDYRFSVGQLPQWAKKQINTSTSATEESIGSSGVRSLGVDMPKGRWAQRVQQADGITVKSVYDSDEIIPFPPPRGAIDSDGGGGGLGGSKDSSIDSGTETKCSSDYRRETMTIKRDDGEFSSFQPCPDSYRELVDDSKQDHESTEHDGDIEDYSEGENGTTSSEKSHHHLVYYPPTEDIVSNQFKVNAMDVEELRRSQRRSKKIRTTETGRNELASGSQDDSDSEGGISTPSAERNPLSMLSETSSEGFDQLANQSHREKYLKNAFESLSGADEPTNRKNTSISAQFHGRNSGGDGVKSRTPPKINVPNNPKKDVNVTKNREELKRRIEETRKKLQSVGYKSSLKSSQSISDLSSHIPHRHHRQNRIGTVTGTRGDTSTNFNHEDGDESSGMRRACSLSDLSVNPSNRLLHAPIRVSGKTSVKNSNQLKNSSGNATSGSMSSRYGSSKIHSNHMTRSSSVGVLNQQSDSESDAGITSGGRHWSSQAQSNRMTGLMRPTISSQNKINYQTKHNSNSSNNLPMVLRRRGMQSSYSSVNLSQVGNQEDSSSEDTSSNGNSVKPMLPPRPKSINIEPPSSLNLIPTIRRSASNATIANGRAVSSIAQGGPRLSSRKQLDPSPQELPVKDTDQTIDVASVELDTDRKLVSPHLCNTIADELTRTADNVVQLYKRLTMDHAGNSSGEIIDRDTMLRGLESSVNEAMRTLRLVAAEASNKDTNIEGQLPTNEATETFQELLAGHDQGRVVNMMQQYSDMLLSMMQQRMGGAQSNHA; this is translated from the exons ATCAAATTAGAACGGGTGCTGGGCGTGACTGTATCGAGTAACGCAGCACTCGATTGCGACACAACAAGTGACCTAGTCGCCTATCCTGCGGG ATGTACTGTTGTGCTATTCAATCCCCGAAAGAATACCCAAACGCACGTTTTGAATGGCTCTCGAAAAACTGTGACATCCCTGGCCCTATCCGGAGATGGTCGACTATTGGCGACGGGTGAATGTGGTCATACACCTAACGTCCGTGTATGGGACATATCAGATCCTCGGAATGCCATTCAAATTGCCGAGTTTCCCAGTCACAAATACGGAATAAATTGTGTC GCATTTTCACCGAGCAACAAATACGTTGTGTCCGTTGGTTCTCAACATGACATGATCGTCAATGTCTGGGACTGGCGGAATAATGTAAAGGTCGCATCAAACAAAGTCTCGAGTAAGGTGAAGGCCGTATCGTTTGCGGAAAGTGGTAATTATTTTGTGACCGTTGGCAACCGACATGTTAAATTTTGGTATCTCGAGTACTGTCGAAATGCTAAATATCAAGAGCCAGTACCTCTCATGGGTAGATCAGCAATATTGGGTGAACAACGTAACAATGATTTTGTGGATGTTGCTTGTGGTTGTGGAGAAATGGCGGATTCGACCTATGCAATAACAAAAACCGGTCTTCTATGTGAATTCAATAATCGTAGATTGTTGGACAAGTGGGTAGAATTAAGAACAACAAGTGCCAATTGCATAGCAGTGGGTGAAAAATCTATATTTATTGGCTGTGCTGAAGGCATAATAAGATGTTTTTCACCAACAACACTACAGTTTATAACAACATTACCGAGAACTCATTATCTTGGTGTAGACGTTGCTCAGGGACTGTCGATAGATCATATGTCACAACATCCATCAAATGCACGATATCCCGATGCAATAGCACTCGCATTCGatgaacaaaataataaattaacttGTGTCTACAATGATCACAGCATTTATGTCTGGGACATACGTGATATTCGGAGAGTGGgaaaatctcaatcatttCTGTATCATTCGGCTTGTATTTGGGGAGTGGAAATGTATCCCAGTGGTAATGAATCAGTAAATTCTATGCCACCTGGTTCTTTTGTTACCTGTTCAAGTGATGATACAATTAGAATTTGGAATCTTGAGAAAGATTTGCCACCCGATGATACTTTGTACAATCGTAATATATACAGCAATGAATTGCTTAAAGTGCTTTATGTTGATCCTGAATTGACGTATCTCAAAGATTTAGATTTAGCAGCGGCGGGTACGACAGATAAAAATGACTCTTCATATGATTCACGTAATGGTGTACGATCGATTAGAATAAGTCCAGATGGTAGACACTTAGCATCGGGTGATAGATGTGGAAATATTCGAATACACGATGTATCCACATTGGATGAAACTTGTGTAATTGAAGCTCACGATGCTGAAGTATTGTGCTTGGAGTATTCGAAATATACAAAATTTCCCTCGGAACTACCAAGACTCCTAGCTAGTGCCTCTAGAGATCGTTTGATCCATGTATTCAATGTCGATGAGGGCTATGATTTCCTTCAGACTTTGGACGATCACAGTTCTTCAATCACTGCTGttagatttttcaatcaaagcGATAAACTTCAAATGGTTTCGTGTGGAGCTGATAAGAGTATTATTTTTCGTCAACTCCAAGGTACACCTGGTGGTTCACCTCAATTCTCAAGGGGTCACAATGTTGCGGGTAAAACGACCCTCTATGATATGGAACTTGATTCCGGCCAAAAACATATTTTAACTGCTTGCCAAGATAGAAATATTAGAGTATACAGTGCTGCAACTGGTAAACATAATAAAACATTTAAAGGTTCTGTTGGAGAAGATGGATCATTGATTAAGGTTGTTCTTGATGCTTCGGGAATTTATGTTGCAACATCATGCACAGACAAAACCTTATGCGTTTACGATTATTATAGTGGTGAATGTATGGCAACAATGCTGGGACATTCTGAATTAGTGACGGGACTGAGATTTAGTCCAGATTGTAGACATTTAGTTTCAGCCAGTGGTGATGGCTGTATATTTGTCTGGAAAGTACCACATGATATGGTAGTGACAATGCAAGCACGATTAGCTCAACAAGCAATGAgagctggaaaaaaaaatcccacaccAAATGATAGTGAACAGTTGGAGCAGGAAACATTTGGCTCACCACCACCTGAATTTTTAGAACCAAACGCTAACTCCACGATGCAGTCCCTCATTGATTATCGATTCAGTGTTGGACAATTACCACAGTGGGCTAAAAAACAGATAAACACAAGTACCAGTGCAACTGAAGAATCCATTGGATCATCTGGTGTGAGATCATTGGGTGTTGACATGCCAAAAGGACGATGGGCCCAAAGAGTTCAACAGGCTGATGGAATTACAGTTAAATCTGTGTATGACAGTGATGAAATTATACCATTTCCACCTCCCCGCGGTGCCATAGATTCGGATGGTGGAGGTGGAGGCCTTGGTGGTTCTAAAGATAGTTCAATTGATAGTGGTACCGAGACTAAGTGCAGCAGTGATTATCGTAGAGAGACAATGACGATCAAGAGG GATGATGGCGAGTTCAGTAGTTTCCAACCGTGCCCTGATAGTTACAGAGAATTGGTGGATGATTCGAAACAG GACCATGAGAGTACGGAACACGATGGTGATATAGAAGATTATTCTGAGGGTGAAAATGGTACAACGAGCTCCGAAAAATCGCACCATCATCTCGTATATTATCCACCGACAGAAGATATTGTTTCAAACCAGTTTAAAGTCAATGCCATGGATGTGGAAGAGCTTCGACGATCTCAAAGGCGGAGTAAGAAAATACGTACGACTGAAACTGGACGTAATGAGTTGGCTTCAGGAAGTCAAGATGATTCAGATTCCGAAGGTGGCATTTCAACTCCCAGTGCAGAGCGTAATCCACTGTCAATGTTGTCTGAGACTAGTTCAGAAGGTTTCGATCAACTTGCTAATCAAAGTCACCGCGAGAAGTATTTGAAAAATGCTTTTGAGTCACTTAGTGGAGCTGATGAACCTACAAATCGGAAGAATACAAGTATTAGTGCGCAATTCCATGgaag GAATAGTGGTGGAGATGGGGTTAAGAGCCGCACCCCACCCAAGATTAATGTTCCTAACAATCCGAAGAAGGATGTCAAtgtaacgaaaaatcgagaagAGCTCAAGAGACGCATTGAAGAGACCAGAAAGAAATTACAAAGT GTCGGCtacaagtcatcattaaaatcaAGTCAAAGTATTTCGGATCTGAGTAGTCACATACCGCATCGTCATCATCGACAGAACCGGATCGGAACAG TTACGGGAACGAGAGGTGATACTTCAACGAATTTCAACCACGAGGATGGCGATGAGAGCAGTGGTATGAGACGTGCCTGTTCCTTGAGTGATTTGTCTGTCAACCCGTCCAACAGGTTACTGCATGCTCCGATACGAG TTTCAGGTAAGACGTCAGTAAAAAATtcgaatcaattgaaaaattcttctgGAAATGCTACTTCTGGATCAATGTCTTCTCGATATGGATCAAGTAAAATACATTCAAATCATATGACGCGAAGTAGTAGTGTTGGAGTTTTAAATCAA CAAAGTGATTCAGAATCGGACGCCGGCATAACTTCGGGTGGAAGACACTGGTCAAGTCAAGCTCAGAGTAACCGCATGACTGGTTTGATGAGGCCCACGATCAGttcacaaaataaaatcaattatcaaACCAAGCACAATTCAAATTCGAGTAATAATCTACCAATGGTATTAAGAAGACGCGGCATGCAAAGTTCTTACTCAAGTG TTAATCTAAGTCAAGTTGGTAATCAGGAGGATTCGAGTTCCGAAGATACTTCGTCGAACGGTAATAGTGTAAAACCTATGctgcctcctagaccaaagaGCATCAACATAGAACCTCCTTCTAG TTTGAATCTTATTCCGACGATTCGACGATCTGCATCAAACGCAACGATAGCAAATGGTAGAGCAGTGAGTTCAATCGCTCAAGGTGGCCCAAGGCTCTCTAGTCGAAAGCAATTGGATCCCAGTCCACAAGAACTTCCTGTTAAAGATACTGACCAGACCATCGACGTTGCTAGTGTTGAAT TGGACACTGATAGAAAACTAG TATCGCCACACCTCTGCAATACAATAGCAGACGAATTAACTCGCACTGCTGACAATGTTGTCCAACTCTACAAAAGATTAACGATGGATCATGCCGGAAACTCGTCAGGGGAAATTATTGACCGAGACACAATGTTACGTGGTTTAGAGTCATCAGTCAACGAAGCAATGAGGACACTGCGCCTAGTTGCAGCCGAAGCGAGTAACAAAGATACAAATATTGAAGGCCAGTTGCCAACAAACGAGGCAACAGAAACCTTTCAGGAATTATTGGCCGGTCACGATCAAGGTAGAGTCGTTAACATGATGCAACAATATTCGGATATGCTATTGAGTATGATGCAACAGCGAATGGGTGGTGCACAGTCCAATCAtgcttaa
- the LOC135166772 gene encoding mitogen-activated protein kinase-binding protein 1 isoform X1 codes for MEPPLTSKVLRAPNLKRGQENIRIQDRIKLERVLGVTVSSNAALDCDTTSDLVAYPAGCTVVLFNPRKNTQTHVLNGSRKTVTSLALSGDGRLLATGECGHTPNVRVWDISDPRNAIQIAEFPSHKYGINCVAFSPSNKYVVSVGSQHDMIVNVWDWRNNVKVASNKVSSKVKAVSFAESGNYFVTVGNRHVKFWYLEYCRNAKYQEPVPLMGRSAILGEQRNNDFVDVACGCGEMADSTYAITKTGLLCEFNNRRLLDKWVELRTTSANCIAVGEKSIFIGCAEGIIRCFSPTTLQFITTLPRTHYLGVDVAQGLSIDHMSQHPSNARYPDAIALAFDEQNNKLTCVYNDHSIYVWDIRDIRRVGKSQSFLYHSACIWGVEMYPSGNESVNSMPPGSFVTCSSDDTIRIWNLEKDLPPDDTLYNRNIYSNELLKVLYVDPELTYLKDLDLAAAGTTDKNDSSYDSRNGVRSIRISPDGRHLASGDRCGNIRIHDVSTLDETCVIEAHDAEVLCLEYSKYTKFPSELPRLLASASRDRLIHVFNVDEGYDFLQTLDDHSSSITAVRFFNQSDKLQMVSCGADKSIIFRQLQGTPGGSPQFSRGHNVAGKTTLYDMELDSGQKHILTACQDRNIRVYSAATGKHNKTFKGSVGEDGSLIKVVLDASGIYVATSCTDKTLCVYDYYSGECMATMLGHSELVTGLRFSPDCRHLVSASGDGCIFVWKVPHDMVVTMQARLAQQAMRAGKKNPTPNDSEQLEQETFGSPPPEFLEPNANSTMQSLIDYRFSVGQLPQWAKKQINTSTSATEESIGSSGVRSLGVDMPKGRWAQRVQQADGITVKSVYDSDEIIPFPPPRGAIDSDGGGGGLGGSKDSSIDSGTETKCSSDYRRETMTIKRDDGEFSSFQPCPDSYRELVDDSKQMKGGNVTVTRGNNDTEFIRQSRTRHHTDDSSFGSLKFEDHESTEHDGDIEDYSEGENGTTSSEKSHHHLVYYPPTEDIVSNQFKVNAMDVEELRRSQRRSKKIRTTETGRNELASGSQDDSDSEGGISTPSAERNPLSMLSETSSEGFDQLANQSHREKYLKNAFESLSGADEPTNRKNTSISAQFHGRNSGGDGVKSRTPPKINVPNNPKKDVNVTKNREELKRRIEETRKKLQSVGYKSSLKSSQSISDLSSHIPHRHHRQNRIGTVTGTRGDTSTNFNHEDGDESSGMRRACSLSDLSVNPSNRLLHAPIRVSGKTSVKNSNQLKNSSGNATSGSMSSRYGSSKIHSNHMTRSSSVGVLNQQSDSESDAGITSGGRHWSSQAQSNRMTGLMRPTISSQNKINYQTKHNSNSSNNLPMVLRRRGMQSSYSSVNLSQVGNQEDSSSEDTSSNGNSVKPMLPPRPKSINIEPPSSLNLIPTIRRSASNATIANGRAVSSIAQGGPRLSSRKQLDPSPQELPVKDTDQTIDVASVELDTDRKLVSPHLCNTIADELTRTADNVVQLYKRLTMDHAGNSSGEIIDRDTMLRGLESSVNEAMRTLRLVAAEASNKDTNIEGQLPTNEATETFQELLAGHDQGRVVNMMQQYSDMLLSMMQQRMGGAQSNHA; via the exons ATCAAATTAGAACGGGTGCTGGGCGTGACTGTATCGAGTAACGCAGCACTCGATTGCGACACAACAAGTGACCTAGTCGCCTATCCTGCGGG ATGTACTGTTGTGCTATTCAATCCCCGAAAGAATACCCAAACGCACGTTTTGAATGGCTCTCGAAAAACTGTGACATCCCTGGCCCTATCCGGAGATGGTCGACTATTGGCGACGGGTGAATGTGGTCATACACCTAACGTCCGTGTATGGGACATATCAGATCCTCGGAATGCCATTCAAATTGCCGAGTTTCCCAGTCACAAATACGGAATAAATTGTGTC GCATTTTCACCGAGCAACAAATACGTTGTGTCCGTTGGTTCTCAACATGACATGATCGTCAATGTCTGGGACTGGCGGAATAATGTAAAGGTCGCATCAAACAAAGTCTCGAGTAAGGTGAAGGCCGTATCGTTTGCGGAAAGTGGTAATTATTTTGTGACCGTTGGCAACCGACATGTTAAATTTTGGTATCTCGAGTACTGTCGAAATGCTAAATATCAAGAGCCAGTACCTCTCATGGGTAGATCAGCAATATTGGGTGAACAACGTAACAATGATTTTGTGGATGTTGCTTGTGGTTGTGGAGAAATGGCGGATTCGACCTATGCAATAACAAAAACCGGTCTTCTATGTGAATTCAATAATCGTAGATTGTTGGACAAGTGGGTAGAATTAAGAACAACAAGTGCCAATTGCATAGCAGTGGGTGAAAAATCTATATTTATTGGCTGTGCTGAAGGCATAATAAGATGTTTTTCACCAACAACACTACAGTTTATAACAACATTACCGAGAACTCATTATCTTGGTGTAGACGTTGCTCAGGGACTGTCGATAGATCATATGTCACAACATCCATCAAATGCACGATATCCCGATGCAATAGCACTCGCATTCGatgaacaaaataataaattaacttGTGTCTACAATGATCACAGCATTTATGTCTGGGACATACGTGATATTCGGAGAGTGGgaaaatctcaatcatttCTGTATCATTCGGCTTGTATTTGGGGAGTGGAAATGTATCCCAGTGGTAATGAATCAGTAAATTCTATGCCACCTGGTTCTTTTGTTACCTGTTCAAGTGATGATACAATTAGAATTTGGAATCTTGAGAAAGATTTGCCACCCGATGATACTTTGTACAATCGTAATATATACAGCAATGAATTGCTTAAAGTGCTTTATGTTGATCCTGAATTGACGTATCTCAAAGATTTAGATTTAGCAGCGGCGGGTACGACAGATAAAAATGACTCTTCATATGATTCACGTAATGGTGTACGATCGATTAGAATAAGTCCAGATGGTAGACACTTAGCATCGGGTGATAGATGTGGAAATATTCGAATACACGATGTATCCACATTGGATGAAACTTGTGTAATTGAAGCTCACGATGCTGAAGTATTGTGCTTGGAGTATTCGAAATATACAAAATTTCCCTCGGAACTACCAAGACTCCTAGCTAGTGCCTCTAGAGATCGTTTGATCCATGTATTCAATGTCGATGAGGGCTATGATTTCCTTCAGACTTTGGACGATCACAGTTCTTCAATCACTGCTGttagatttttcaatcaaagcGATAAACTTCAAATGGTTTCGTGTGGAGCTGATAAGAGTATTATTTTTCGTCAACTCCAAGGTACACCTGGTGGTTCACCTCAATTCTCAAGGGGTCACAATGTTGCGGGTAAAACGACCCTCTATGATATGGAACTTGATTCCGGCCAAAAACATATTTTAACTGCTTGCCAAGATAGAAATATTAGAGTATACAGTGCTGCAACTGGTAAACATAATAAAACATTTAAAGGTTCTGTTGGAGAAGATGGATCATTGATTAAGGTTGTTCTTGATGCTTCGGGAATTTATGTTGCAACATCATGCACAGACAAAACCTTATGCGTTTACGATTATTATAGTGGTGAATGTATGGCAACAATGCTGGGACATTCTGAATTAGTGACGGGACTGAGATTTAGTCCAGATTGTAGACATTTAGTTTCAGCCAGTGGTGATGGCTGTATATTTGTCTGGAAAGTACCACATGATATGGTAGTGACAATGCAAGCACGATTAGCTCAACAAGCAATGAgagctggaaaaaaaaatcccacaccAAATGATAGTGAACAGTTGGAGCAGGAAACATTTGGCTCACCACCACCTGAATTTTTAGAACCAAACGCTAACTCCACGATGCAGTCCCTCATTGATTATCGATTCAGTGTTGGACAATTACCACAGTGGGCTAAAAAACAGATAAACACAAGTACCAGTGCAACTGAAGAATCCATTGGATCATCTGGTGTGAGATCATTGGGTGTTGACATGCCAAAAGGACGATGGGCCCAAAGAGTTCAACAGGCTGATGGAATTACAGTTAAATCTGTGTATGACAGTGATGAAATTATACCATTTCCACCTCCCCGCGGTGCCATAGATTCGGATGGTGGAGGTGGAGGCCTTGGTGGTTCTAAAGATAGTTCAATTGATAGTGGTACCGAGACTAAGTGCAGCAGTGATTATCGTAGAGAGACAATGACGATCAAGAGG GATGATGGCGAGTTCAGTAGTTTCCAACCGTGCCCTGATAGTTACAGAGAATTGGTGGATGATTCGAAACAG ATGAAGGGTGGCAACGTAACAGTAACTAGAGGTAACAATGACACGGAGTTCATACGGCAATCGAGAACACGGCACCACACTGATGATAGCAGTTTTGGGAGTTTGAAGTTTGAG GACCATGAGAGTACGGAACACGATGGTGATATAGAAGATTATTCTGAGGGTGAAAATGGTACAACGAGCTCCGAAAAATCGCACCATCATCTCGTATATTATCCACCGACAGAAGATATTGTTTCAAACCAGTTTAAAGTCAATGCCATGGATGTGGAAGAGCTTCGACGATCTCAAAGGCGGAGTAAGAAAATACGTACGACTGAAACTGGACGTAATGAGTTGGCTTCAGGAAGTCAAGATGATTCAGATTCCGAAGGTGGCATTTCAACTCCCAGTGCAGAGCGTAATCCACTGTCAATGTTGTCTGAGACTAGTTCAGAAGGTTTCGATCAACTTGCTAATCAAAGTCACCGCGAGAAGTATTTGAAAAATGCTTTTGAGTCACTTAGTGGAGCTGATGAACCTACAAATCGGAAGAATACAAGTATTAGTGCGCAATTCCATGgaag GAATAGTGGTGGAGATGGGGTTAAGAGCCGCACCCCACCCAAGATTAATGTTCCTAACAATCCGAAGAAGGATGTCAAtgtaacgaaaaatcgagaagAGCTCAAGAGACGCATTGAAGAGACCAGAAAGAAATTACAAAGT GTCGGCtacaagtcatcattaaaatcaAGTCAAAGTATTTCGGATCTGAGTAGTCACATACCGCATCGTCATCATCGACAGAACCGGATCGGAACAG TTACGGGAACGAGAGGTGATACTTCAACGAATTTCAACCACGAGGATGGCGATGAGAGCAGTGGTATGAGACGTGCCTGTTCCTTGAGTGATTTGTCTGTCAACCCGTCCAACAGGTTACTGCATGCTCCGATACGAG TTTCAGGTAAGACGTCAGTAAAAAATtcgaatcaattgaaaaattcttctgGAAATGCTACTTCTGGATCAATGTCTTCTCGATATGGATCAAGTAAAATACATTCAAATCATATGACGCGAAGTAGTAGTGTTGGAGTTTTAAATCAA CAAAGTGATTCAGAATCGGACGCCGGCATAACTTCGGGTGGAAGACACTGGTCAAGTCAAGCTCAGAGTAACCGCATGACTGGTTTGATGAGGCCCACGATCAGttcacaaaataaaatcaattatcaaACCAAGCACAATTCAAATTCGAGTAATAATCTACCAATGGTATTAAGAAGACGCGGCATGCAAAGTTCTTACTCAAGTG TTAATCTAAGTCAAGTTGGTAATCAGGAGGATTCGAGTTCCGAAGATACTTCGTCGAACGGTAATAGTGTAAAACCTATGctgcctcctagaccaaagaGCATCAACATAGAACCTCCTTCTAG TTTGAATCTTATTCCGACGATTCGACGATCTGCATCAAACGCAACGATAGCAAATGGTAGAGCAGTGAGTTCAATCGCTCAAGGTGGCCCAAGGCTCTCTAGTCGAAAGCAATTGGATCCCAGTCCACAAGAACTTCCTGTTAAAGATACTGACCAGACCATCGACGTTGCTAGTGTTGAAT TGGACACTGATAGAAAACTAG TATCGCCACACCTCTGCAATACAATAGCAGACGAATTAACTCGCACTGCTGACAATGTTGTCCAACTCTACAAAAGATTAACGATGGATCATGCCGGAAACTCGTCAGGGGAAATTATTGACCGAGACACAATGTTACGTGGTTTAGAGTCATCAGTCAACGAAGCAATGAGGACACTGCGCCTAGTTGCAGCCGAAGCGAGTAACAAAGATACAAATATTGAAGGCCAGTTGCCAACAAACGAGGCAACAGAAACCTTTCAGGAATTATTGGCCGGTCACGATCAAGGTAGAGTCGTTAACATGATGCAACAATATTCGGATATGCTATTGAGTATGATGCAACAGCGAATGGGTGGTGCACAGTCCAATCAtgcttaa